One window of the Streptomyces sp. NBC_00259 genome contains the following:
- a CDS encoding ArsR/SmtB family transcription factor: MTGVPAPHPTGDELLRILAALGNPHRLRIVAALAEGGRNYVSRLARELGIGRPLLHMHLQRLEAAGLVTGSLEVSEDGKAMKYFEVTAFALTLTPGVVVEAARTITDEEKATVKETGR; this comes from the coding sequence ATGACCGGAGTACCGGCCCCGCACCCGACCGGGGACGAGCTGCTGAGGATTCTCGCGGCGCTCGGCAATCCGCACCGGCTGCGGATCGTCGCGGCGCTCGCCGAGGGCGGACGCAACTACGTCAGCAGGCTCGCCCGCGAGCTGGGCATCGGCCGACCGCTGCTGCACATGCATCTGCAGCGGCTGGAGGCCGCCGGGCTCGTCACGGGGTCGCTCGAGGTGTCGGAGGACGGAAAGGCCATGAAGTACTTCGAGGTCACCGCGTTCGCCCTCACCCTGACCCCGGGCGTCGTCGTGGAAGCAGCCCGGACGATCACCGACGAGGAGAAGGCAACCGTGAAGGAGACAGGGCGATGA
- a CDS encoding CGNR zinc finger domain-containing protein — MTDREQQDALVELLNTTPVVRGVVQDLLEDPEAARAWQQEHGGSGTAEERRHLLQVRDALQDVVRGSRPAESLAPFLTGVTSRPEVSEAGVSWRLEAPEERRTAVEAVLAWGMLQETAPGRLRPCGNPECRRFLLDRSRTNKGRWCSMAVCGNRMKARRHYQRTRDGATA; from the coding sequence GTGACCGATCGTGAGCAGCAGGACGCGCTCGTGGAACTCCTCAACACGACACCGGTGGTCCGCGGGGTCGTCCAGGACCTGCTGGAGGACCCGGAAGCGGCGAGGGCCTGGCAGCAGGAGCACGGCGGCAGCGGCACCGCGGAAGAGCGCAGGCACCTTCTGCAGGTGCGCGACGCGCTGCAGGACGTGGTGCGCGGCAGCCGGCCGGCGGAGTCACTGGCCCCGTTCCTCACCGGCGTCACCTCCCGCCCCGAGGTCTCCGAGGCGGGGGTGTCCTGGCGACTGGAGGCCCCCGAGGAGCGCCGGACGGCGGTGGAGGCGGTGCTGGCCTGGGGCATGCTGCAGGAGACGGCACCCGGGCGGCTGCGACCGTGCGGCAACCCCGAGTGCCGGCGCTTCCTCCTCGACCGGAGCAGGACCAACAAGGGCCGCTGGTGCTCCATGGCCGTGTGCGGCAACAGGATGAAGGCCAGGCGCCACTACCAGCGCACCCGCGACGGCGCGACCGCGTAG
- a CDS encoding MOSC and FAD-binding oxidoreductase domain-containing protein: MATLLSLNAGMPKDVPWQGRTVHTGAWKAPVRGPRMVRRLNIDGDGQGDLAGHGGEMRAVLVYQLQSYRHWQQHLGRDDLTFGIFGENFTVDGLPDDEVCIGDRYRIGEAEFEVTQPRVTCYRVGMRLGEPAMASLLVAHHRPGFYLRVITEGHVQAGDEITLVRKGPEHLSVADIDALLYLPHRDPATLRRALNIPALSPGWQESFRELADAGRPGREPGWPGFRALRVARIVPETPTVTSFHLDTTDGTPLPEARAGQYLSIRLLTGDGAPAVRSYSLSCAPGAGSYRISVKREPHGQVSGYLHTRLRQGDLVDIASPRGTFVLDEGTGPVALFSAGIGATPVLAMLHRLAALRDPRPVWWIHTAHDRAHHAFAAEAHALLEQLPDAHEHTCYTAGGEPAPHTGGLHVVRGRLTARSPAELGIPVDADAYLCGPRAFMEDLGGHLRAHGLRPERIHTELFGAPSAVNPGVAPTAEIRPHQPPGPPGTGPLVTFARSGITTPWSPARATLLDLAESCDIPTRWSCRTGVCHTCVTSLVTGDTTYTTEPLEAPEAGSVLICCSRPATDVVLDL; this comes from the coding sequence ATGGCGACGCTGCTGTCTCTCAACGCAGGCATGCCGAAGGACGTCCCCTGGCAAGGGAGGACCGTCCACACCGGTGCGTGGAAGGCACCCGTGCGCGGCCCCCGGATGGTGCGGCGGCTGAACATCGACGGCGACGGCCAGGGAGACCTGGCCGGGCACGGCGGCGAGATGCGCGCCGTCCTCGTCTACCAGCTGCAGTCCTACCGGCACTGGCAACAGCACCTCGGCCGCGACGATCTGACCTTCGGGATCTTCGGCGAGAACTTCACCGTCGACGGCCTGCCCGACGACGAGGTGTGCATCGGTGACCGCTACCGCATCGGCGAAGCCGAGTTCGAGGTCACCCAGCCTCGCGTCACCTGCTACCGCGTCGGCATGCGCCTGGGCGAGCCCGCCATGGCATCCCTTCTGGTGGCCCACCACCGCCCCGGCTTCTATCTGCGCGTCATCACCGAGGGACACGTACAAGCCGGCGACGAGATCACCCTCGTCCGCAAGGGCCCGGAACACCTCAGCGTCGCCGACATCGACGCACTGCTCTACCTCCCGCACCGCGACCCCGCCACGCTGCGCAGAGCGCTGAACATCCCCGCCCTGAGCCCCGGTTGGCAGGAGTCCTTCCGTGAACTGGCGGACGCCGGGCGGCCCGGACGGGAACCGGGGTGGCCGGGCTTCAGGGCGTTGCGCGTCGCGCGCATCGTGCCCGAGACCCCCACCGTCACGTCGTTCCACCTCGACACCACCGACGGCACACCGCTTCCCGAAGCGCGCGCCGGCCAGTACCTGTCCATCCGCCTGCTCACCGGGGACGGCGCCCCCGCGGTGCGCAGTTACTCCCTGTCCTGCGCACCGGGGGCCGGCAGCTACCGCATCAGCGTCAAGCGCGAGCCCCACGGGCAGGTCAGCGGCTACCTCCACACGCGCCTGCGCCAGGGGGATCTCGTGGACATCGCAAGCCCCCGCGGAACCTTCGTACTCGACGAGGGGACCGGCCCCGTCGCCCTCTTCTCCGCGGGGATCGGCGCCACCCCCGTGCTGGCGATGCTCCACCGGCTCGCCGCTCTACGAGACCCACGCCCGGTGTGGTGGATCCACACGGCCCACGACCGCGCCCATCACGCCTTCGCCGCCGAGGCCCACGCACTCCTGGAGCAACTCCCCGACGCCCATGAGCACACCTGCTACACCGCGGGCGGTGAACCCGCCCCGCACACCGGCGGCCTCCACGTCGTACGGGGCCGCCTGACCGCCCGGTCGCCGGCGGAGCTGGGGATTCCCGTCGACGCCGACGCCTATCTGTGCGGGCCTCGCGCGTTCATGGAGGACCTCGGCGGCCATCTGCGCGCTCACGGCCTTCGGCCCGAGCGGATCCACACGGAACTGTTCGGCGCTCCGTCCGCCGTCAATCCCGGCGTCGCGCCGACCGCCGAGATCCGGCCGCATCAGCCACCCGGCCCCCCGGGGACCGGCCCCCTGGTCACCTTCGCCCGCAGCGGCATCACCACCCCCTGGTCACCGGCCCGTGCCACGCTCCTCGACCTGGCGGAGTCCTGCGACATCCCCACGCGCTGGTCGTGCCGTACGGGTGTCTGTCACACCTGCGTCACCTCGCTCGTCACAGGTGACACCACCTACACCACCGAGCCGCTGGAAGCCCCCGAGGCCGGCTCCGTTCTGATCTGCTGCAGCCGGCCGGCCACCGACGTCGTCCTGGACCTGTAG